Within the Mycobacteriales bacterium genome, the region TGACCGTCACCCTGTCGTCGGCCCGTACCGCGGTCAGCACCCGGCTCCCCTGGTCGGTCTCGATGACGATCTCGGCCAGCGCCGGCAGCGCCAGCAGCAGCGCCGGTCCCGTCTCGGCCAGCAGCCGCGCGACCAGGCCGATGGCGGCGGCGTCGCGCAGCGGGAGCTCGACCGAGGTCGTGAAGCCGGCCGGCGGCAGGTCATCCGGCCGGTCGCCATCGGGGAAGGGAAGCCGCAGCACCGGCACGTGCCCGCCGCGCGCCTCAAGCTCGCCCGCCAGCGCCGGCACCCCGGCCACCAGCAGCCCGGACCGTTCCCGAGACCAGCCGACCGACCCGGTCGCCGAGTGGATGCGCGGGGAGTCGGTGACCGCGACCACCGCCGCGAACCCGACCCCGAACCGCCCGACCGTCGCCGGCGCCCCGTCCGCGCCGTGGTCCCGCTTGCTCGAGGCGCGCAGCGTCGACAGCGCCTCCACCCCGGCCGCGTCCAGCGGCGCCCCGGTGTTGGCGGCGACCAGCGTCCCGTCGCGCAGCGTCAGCCGCAGCCGGCCCGGCACTCCCGCCCGCGCGGCCGCATCGGCGGCGT harbors:
- a CDS encoding ATP-binding protein, with amino-acid sequence MPDDRNDPFATAALRGRVLDAWAASPARFREDANAEEDYALGGYRDRVVVELAQNAADAAARAGVPGRLRLTLRDGTLVAANTGAPLDAAGVEALSTLRASSKRDHGADGAPATVGRFGVGFAAVVAVTDSPRIHSATGSVGWSRERSGLLVAGVPALAGELEARGGHVPVLRLPFPDGDRPDDLPPAGFTTSVELPLRDAAAIGLVARLLAETGPALLLALPALAEIVIETDQGSRVLTAVRADDRVTV